A genomic region of Klebsiella sp. RIT-PI-d contains the following coding sequences:
- a CDS encoding L-talarate/galactarate dehydratase yields the protein MTTSANSDAVSYARVSGIKTAAETGDRIEWVKLSLAFLPLATPVSDAKVLTGRQKPLTEVAIIIAEIRSRDGHEGVGFSYSKRAGGQGIYAHAKEIADNLLGEDPNDIDKIYSKLLWAGASVGRSGMAVQAISPIDIALWDMKAKRAGLPLAKLLGSHRDSVQCYNTSGGFLHTPLDQVLKNVVISQENGIGGIKLKVGQPNTAEDIRRLTAVREALGDDFPLMVDANQQWDRETAIRMGRKMEQFNLIWIEEPLDAYDVEGHAQLAAALDTPIATGEMLTSFREHEQLILGNASDYVQPDAPRVGGISPFLKIMDLAAKHGRKLAPHFAMEVHLHLSAAYPLEPWLEHFEWLNPLFNEQLELRDGRMWISERHGLGFSISEQARRWTQLTCEFGKRP from the coding sequence ATGACCACAAGCGCCAATTCAGATGCTGTTTCCTACGCCCGCGTTTCAGGGATAAAAACCGCCGCTGAAACCGGGGATCGTATTGAGTGGGTAAAACTGTCGCTGGCTTTTTTACCGCTGGCGACACCGGTCAGTGATGCAAAAGTACTGACCGGACGTCAAAAACCGCTGACCGAAGTCGCGATTATCATCGCTGAAATTCGCAGCCGTGACGGCCATGAAGGCGTCGGTTTTAGCTATTCCAAACGTGCCGGAGGCCAGGGCATTTATGCCCATGCCAAAGAAATTGCCGATAATCTGCTCGGTGAAGATCCCAACGATATCGACAAAATTTACAGCAAACTGCTGTGGGCCGGAGCCTCCGTTGGCCGCAGCGGAATGGCGGTGCAGGCTATCTCCCCTATCGATATAGCCCTGTGGGATATGAAAGCCAAACGCGCCGGACTGCCGCTGGCTAAACTGCTTGGATCGCATCGTGATTCGGTACAGTGCTACAACACCTCCGGCGGCTTCCTGCACACGCCGCTGGATCAGGTGCTGAAGAATGTGGTTATTTCGCAAGAAAATGGTATCGGCGGTATCAAACTTAAAGTGGGCCAGCCAAATACCGCAGAAGATATTCGCCGCCTGACGGCTGTGCGTGAAGCGCTGGGTGATGATTTTCCGCTAATGGTTGACGCCAATCAGCAGTGGGATCGCGAAACCGCCATCCGCATGGGGCGTAAGATGGAACAGTTTAATCTGATCTGGATCGAAGAGCCGCTGGATGCTTACGACGTTGAAGGCCACGCCCAGCTGGCTGCCGCCCTGGACACGCCGATTGCGACCGGTGAAATGTTGACCAGCTTCCGCGAGCATGAGCAGTTGATCCTCGGTAACGCCAGCGACTACGTTCAGCCGGACGCCCCGCGGGTTGGCGGCATCTCACCGTTTCTGAAAATTATGGATCTGGCCGCCAAACATGGTCGCAAACTGGCTCCCCATTTTGCGATGGAAGTGCATTTGCATCTGTCTGCCGCCTACCCGCTGGAGCCGTGGCTGGAGCATTTTGAATGGCTGAATCCGCTGTTCAACGAACAGCTGGAGCTACGTGACGGACGGATGTGGATCTCTGAGCGTCATGGTCTGGGATTCAGTATTAGCGAGCAGGCCCGCCGCTGGACACAATTAACCTGCGAGTTTGGGAAACGCCCTTAA
- a CDS encoding LacI family DNA-binding transcriptional regulator, which translates to MKRSKMTHAPTLEDVARTAGLSSMTVSRALNTPHLVRPKTVDKVLQAVRVTGYIPNALAGGLASRRSRLIAVVVPQINNNMFVDTIQALSDALALRGYHMLLCVAGYTQQTESELVSTLLSRRPDGVVLTGIHHSPDLRKIILNTAIPVVEIWDLTPTPLDMLVGFSHEKIGIATGEYLLRKGYRKAGLLWTADLRGAQRKNGLCDVLKRYGLAEPGQIDVPLPASLALGRSGLASLLAQDTYDVIVCSSDTLAQGAIMEAESRGLTVPRDLAVIGFGDLDFAASNRPAITTVSIDRHEIGYRAATLLADRIEGVEQDENIIDIGFHLVERESA; encoded by the coding sequence GTGAAGCGTTCAAAAATGACCCATGCACCGACACTCGAAGACGTGGCCCGCACCGCAGGTTTATCCTCAATGACGGTGAGCCGGGCGCTGAATACCCCGCACCTTGTTCGGCCAAAAACCGTCGATAAAGTACTTCAGGCGGTACGGGTCACCGGCTATATTCCGAATGCCCTGGCGGGCGGGCTTGCCTCACGCCGGAGTCGGCTGATTGCAGTTGTGGTGCCACAAATTAACAACAATATGTTTGTCGATACTATCCAGGCATTAAGTGATGCGCTGGCGCTGCGGGGTTATCACATGCTGCTGTGCGTGGCCGGATACACCCAGCAGACTGAATCTGAACTGGTATCCACATTGTTGTCCCGCCGCCCGGATGGTGTAGTGCTGACGGGTATTCATCATTCGCCGGACCTGCGTAAAATCATTCTTAATACGGCTATTCCGGTCGTGGAGATTTGGGATCTGACGCCCACGCCGCTGGATATGCTGGTGGGGTTCTCGCATGAGAAAATCGGTATTGCGACCGGGGAGTATCTTCTGCGCAAGGGGTATCGTAAAGCGGGGTTATTGTGGACCGCTGACCTGCGGGGCGCGCAGCGTAAAAACGGTCTGTGTGATGTGCTTAAACGTTATGGTCTCGCCGAGCCGGGACAAATTGATGTGCCGCTGCCGGCCTCGCTGGCGCTGGGGCGCAGCGGGCTGGCTTCCCTGCTGGCGCAGGATACCTATGACGTTATCGTCTGTAGCTCGGACACCCTCGCCCAAGGCGCGATAATGGAAGCGGAAAGTCGGGGGCTGACGGTTCCGCGGGATCTCGCGGTGATTGGATTTGGCGATCTGGATTTTGCTGCCAGCAACCGGCCGGCCATAACCACTGTCAGTATTGATCGTCATGAGATCGGCTATCGCGCCGCCACGCTACTGGCAGACCGTATTGAAGGCGTTGAGCAGGACGAAAACATTATTGATATCGGTTTCCATCTGGTTGAACGTGAGTCGGCGTAA
- the pptA gene encoding tautomerase PptA — translation MPHIDIKCFPRDLTDEQKSALADDITQVIVRHLQSQERSVSIALNNVKQEAWQQVWDSEIAPQMDTLIKKPGYSM, via the coding sequence ATGCCGCACATTGATATTAAATGCTTTCCCCGCGATCTAACCGACGAACAAAAATCCGCGCTGGCGGATGACATTACTCAGGTTATCGTTCGCCATCTGCAAAGCCAGGAGCGCTCAGTTTCCATTGCGCTAAATAACGTTAAGCAGGAGGCGTGGCAGCAGGTCTGGGACAGTGAAATCGCTCCGCAGATGGATACGCTCATCAAGAAGCCCGGATACAGTATGTAA
- a CDS encoding ABC transporter ATP-binding protein: MHAFTSISLQGVSFAFGTQNILNHIDLHIEPGSIVALLGPSGCGKSTLLRLLAGLAQPAGGEIFFGERRVAMRGWSLPPEARDIGMVFQDYALWPHMTVAQNVAFPLRMRDVARAERERRVALALQRVGLAAFAGRKPSGLSGGQQQRVALARAIVAEPRVLLFDEPLSNLDSELRESLCLEMGQLLRQLGTTAVYVTHDRREAELLADRVVHLSGGSIAAIRTVTSSSGEPA, from the coding sequence ATGCACGCATTCACCTCAATCTCGCTACAAGGCGTTTCGTTCGCTTTCGGCACTCAAAATATCCTCAATCATATCGATCTGCATATCGAACCCGGCAGCATTGTGGCGCTCCTGGGGCCATCCGGCTGCGGCAAAAGTACGCTGTTACGCTTGCTGGCCGGACTGGCACAGCCTGCCGGGGGCGAGATCTTTTTTGGCGAACGGCGGGTGGCGATGCGCGGCTGGTCGCTGCCACCCGAAGCGCGCGATATCGGAATGGTCTTTCAGGACTATGCCCTGTGGCCGCACATGACGGTGGCGCAGAATGTCGCCTTTCCGCTGCGAATGCGCGATGTTGCGCGGGCGGAGCGGGAACGGCGCGTAGCCCTGGCACTCCAGCGGGTCGGACTGGCGGCGTTCGCCGGACGTAAACCCTCCGGTTTGTCCGGCGGGCAGCAGCAGCGGGTGGCGCTGGCGCGGGCGATTGTCGCGGAGCCGCGGGTGCTGTTATTCGATGAGCCACTATCCAATCTTGATAGCGAGCTACGCGAGTCGCTGTGTCTGGAAATGGGCCAGCTACTGCGCCAGTTGGGGACGACCGCGGTGTATGTTACGCATGACCGCCGGGAAGCCGAGCTGCTGGCCGATCGCGTTGTGCATCTTTCTGGCGGCAGTATTGCCGCGATCCGTACTGTTACTTCATCCTCAGGGGAACCCGCATGA
- a CDS encoding ABC transporter substrate-binding protein, translating to MTSVLSVKQGVALAIMLSSVILSSAHALTVYTAGPGTLAKNLASDYEKKTGVKVNVFQATTGKVMARLEAEQANPQADILISASWDTAEDLHQRGWLLPYQSANAANVPARLKSSDFVAQGVSALGIVWNSKSGTPEPKEWQDLTGPAFKDKVTTPDPALSGASLDLLIGLQHDMGDKAWSLFAALKNNGMVVSGPNAQAVTPVMQGAKAAVFGAVDYVSYGNISQGESLKVIFPASGTVIAPRPMMILKTTRQADEAKGFIDYILSTEGQMRVADAWLMPARSDIKAKRPLLDELHILPTTSDGSSERSSVLTRFNQLFAQ from the coding sequence ATGACATCCGTACTATCCGTAAAACAAGGAGTGGCCCTCGCCATCATGTTGTCATCTGTCATACTATCCAGCGCACATGCGCTCACCGTCTATACCGCAGGGCCGGGCACACTGGCGAAAAATCTTGCCAGCGATTATGAAAAGAAAACCGGCGTGAAAGTAAATGTATTTCAGGCCACAACCGGTAAAGTGATGGCACGACTGGAGGCCGAGCAGGCCAATCCGCAGGCGGATATCCTCATTTCCGCCTCGTGGGATACGGCAGAAGATTTACACCAGCGCGGCTGGTTGCTGCCTTATCAAAGCGCGAATGCCGCTAATGTGCCTGCCCGTCTAAAATCCAGCGATTTTGTGGCCCAGGGCGTATCGGCACTGGGTATCGTCTGGAACAGCAAGAGCGGAACGCCAGAACCCAAAGAGTGGCAGGACCTGACCGGACCGGCATTTAAAGATAAAGTGACTACCCCCGATCCGGCGCTGTCGGGCGCGTCACTTGATCTGTTGATTGGGTTGCAACATGACATGGGAGATAAAGCCTGGAGCCTGTTTGCTGCGCTTAAGAACAACGGCATGGTGGTCAGTGGTCCCAATGCGCAGGCAGTGACGCCGGTGATGCAGGGGGCGAAAGCGGCGGTTTTCGGCGCGGTGGATTATGTCTCCTATGGCAATATCAGCCAGGGCGAGTCGCTAAAAGTGATTTTTCCGGCCAGCGGGACAGTCATTGCTCCGCGCCCGATGATGATCCTCAAAACCACCAGACAGGCTGATGAGGCAAAAGGCTTTATTGATTATATTTTGTCTACGGAAGGGCAAATGCGGGTCGCTGATGCCTGGCTGATGCCTGCCCGTAGCGATATCAAAGCCAAACGTCCGCTGCTTGATGAACTTCACATTTTGCCGACCACCAGTGACGGCAGCAGTGAACGCAGCAGCGTACTTACCCGCTTTAATCAACTCTTCGCGCAATAA
- a CDS encoding ABC transporter permease, giving the protein MLLVLVALPLLFIILQAIFPDFSAGSWRSPFAGIMPLISDPGLPAMLGGTLTIAVVVAALSAVIGLPLGVARGLFHLPLAKLWDVLFLIPFLTPPYIVALSWTLVLQTHGYLEQFTGVNLNDVLFSRAGIILVMTLNIFPVIYFAVSRSLMASGQRLALVARVHGASAWRAFWHITLPMVSPALAAGVLLSFILAIEEYGVPAALGSRAGVVMLTVGIEKKLADWPVDLPGASLLSLVLIAVALGGWWLQRRLVGDKEVTSITGKPAENSGMHPGKWIIPVVVAMSGVGFLAVGLPGISMVITSLTATLSGGASWGNVTLSHYAALFSQQGDAISALGTSLSLAFCAALITGLVGLLAAWLVVVQKIKGRGIIDALSLMPAALPGIVVGVGLILLWNRTFWPVSPYNTWLILLLSYCCLLLPWPVRYVGSALRQLGGNLESAARVHGASSLQALRLIVLPLVFPAMLAAMLMVFAIASRELVTSLLLAPAGTQTVAVFIWRQFEQGSPGQGMAMATLTLVTGLILMLSALAILQRNERQ; this is encoded by the coding sequence ATGCTGCTGGTGCTGGTCGCTTTACCGCTGCTATTTATCATTTTGCAAGCGATTTTTCCCGACTTTAGCGCCGGCTCATGGCGTTCACCATTCGCCGGTATTATGCCGCTGATCAGCGATCCTGGCCTTCCGGCTATGCTGGGGGGAACGTTAACCATCGCCGTGGTGGTTGCCGCGTTGAGCGCGGTTATCGGCCTGCCTCTGGGAGTGGCCCGGGGACTGTTTCACCTTCCGCTGGCAAAACTGTGGGATGTGCTGTTCCTGATCCCTTTTCTTACTCCGCCGTATATCGTGGCGCTGTCGTGGACGCTGGTGCTACAAACCCACGGCTATCTGGAGCAATTTACCGGGGTCAATCTGAACGACGTATTGTTCAGCCGGGCAGGGATTATTCTGGTGATGACCCTGAATATTTTCCCGGTTATCTATTTTGCCGTTTCGCGCAGCCTGATGGCCAGCGGTCAACGGCTTGCGCTGGTAGCCCGCGTGCACGGAGCCAGCGCCTGGCGCGCTTTCTGGCATATTACCTTGCCGATGGTTTCCCCGGCGCTGGCGGCGGGAGTGCTGTTGTCATTTATCCTGGCGATTGAAGAGTACGGCGTGCCGGCAGCGCTTGGTTCCCGCGCCGGTGTCGTGATGCTGACCGTCGGCATTGAGAAAAAGCTGGCCGACTGGCCGGTTGATCTTCCCGGTGCCTCTTTACTGTCGCTGGTACTGATTGCCGTAGCGCTTGGCGGCTGGTGGCTGCAGCGCCGTCTGGTCGGGGACAAAGAAGTCACCAGTATCACCGGCAAGCCTGCGGAAAATAGCGGCATGCATCCGGGCAAATGGATTATCCCGGTGGTGGTAGCCATGAGCGGGGTGGGTTTTCTGGCAGTGGGATTACCGGGAATATCCATGGTGATCACCAGCCTTACGGCAACGTTATCCGGCGGCGCATCATGGGGTAACGTGACGTTGTCACATTACGCGGCACTTTTTAGCCAGCAGGGTGATGCGATTTCTGCGCTGGGGACCAGCCTGTCGCTGGCGTTTTGCGCTGCGCTTATTACCGGCCTGGTCGGGCTGCTGGCGGCGTGGCTGGTGGTGGTGCAAAAGATAAAAGGACGCGGTATTATTGATGCGCTGTCGCTGATGCCGGCGGCGCTGCCCGGTATTGTGGTTGGTGTGGGGTTGATCCTGCTGTGGAACCGCACGTTCTGGCCGGTTTCACCCTACAATACCTGGCTCATTCTGTTACTTTCTTACTGCTGCTTATTGCTGCCCTGGCCGGTCCGTTATGTAGGCAGTGCGCTGCGTCAGTTAGGGGGTAATCTGGAATCCGCTGCCCGGGTGCACGGTGCATCCTCGCTTCAGGCGCTGCGGCTGATCGTTCTGCCGCTGGTATTCCCGGCAATGCTGGCAGCCATGCTGATGGTTTTTGCCATCGCCTCACGCGAACTGGTGACATCGCTGTTGCTTGCTCCGGCGGGCACTCAGACGGTAGCCGTGTTTATCTGGCGACAGTTTGAGCAGGGATCGCCCGGACAGGGAATGGCAATGGCAACCCTGACGCTGGTGACGGGGCTGATCCTGATGCTAAGCGCGCTGGCGATATTGCAGCGTAATGAAAGGCAGTAG
- the nhoA gene encoding N-hydroxyarylamine O-acetyltransferase — translation MTPFLHAYLSRLNVESQPTVDLATLREIHLRHNCTVPFENLDVLLPGEILLDDRSLEDKLITARRGGYCFEQNGLLERALVEIGFQVRSLLGRVVLANPEQMPPRTHRLLLVELDGERWIADVGFGSQTLTAPVRLLADSEQETPHGCYRLQQEGNDWILQFLHHQRWQSMYRFDLTQQYLADFMMGNFWSAHWPQSHFLHHLLMCRHLPDGGKLTLTNFHFTHWQDDRVVEQFTLPDVPALYHTLQERFGLGVSDPRYGFTEDALAAVMAGFDTHPQAGK, via the coding sequence ATGACCCCGTTTTTACACGCTTATTTATCCCGACTGAACGTTGAATCACAACCCACAGTGGATCTTGCCACCCTGCGGGAAATACATTTACGGCATAACTGCACCGTGCCGTTTGAGAATCTGGATGTTTTGCTGCCGGGAGAGATCCTGCTCGACGACCGTTCTCTGGAAGACAAACTGATTACCGCCCGGCGCGGCGGCTATTGTTTTGAACAAAATGGTCTGCTTGAGCGCGCGCTGGTGGAGATTGGTTTTCAGGTGCGCAGTTTACTGGGGCGGGTGGTGCTGGCTAATCCGGAGCAGATGCCGCCGCGTACCCACCGGCTGCTGCTGGTAGAGCTTGACGGTGAGCGCTGGATTGCCGACGTCGGTTTTGGTAGTCAGACCCTGACCGCGCCAGTCCGGCTGCTGGCCGATAGTGAACAGGAGACGCCGCATGGTTGTTATCGTCTGCAGCAGGAGGGCAACGACTGGATATTGCAGTTTCTGCACCATCAGCGCTGGCAATCCATGTACCGTTTCGATCTGACGCAGCAGTATCTGGCAGATTTTATGATGGGAAATTTCTGGTCGGCACACTGGCCGCAGTCGCATTTCCTGCATCATTTGCTGATGTGCCGCCACCTGCCGGACGGCGGTAAACTGACGCTGACCAATTTTCATTTTACCCACTGGCAGGACGATCGGGTCGTCGAGCAGTTTACGCTTCCTGACGTCCCGGCACTGTATCACACGCTACAGGAACGTTTCGGTCTTGGGGTGAGCGATCCGCGTTACGGCTTCACCGAGGATGCGCTGGCCGCCGTGATGGCCGGATTCGATACTCACCCGCAGGCGGGAAAATAG
- a CDS encoding TetR family transcriptional regulator, translating into MSYLNREERREHILQAAMRVALDNGFTAMTVRRIASEAGVATGQVHHHFISGAELKSLAFIRVIRALLDVDALPADASCHQKLLSMLGSDDERFEKYIRLWREAQILAVKDDDIKGAYILTMEMWHDETVSIIHQGCLAGEFTLSDSAENVAWRLISLVCGLDSIHVLGMTALDQAAFERHLTRVIALELKAPE; encoded by the coding sequence ATGAGCTATCTGAATCGTGAGGAGCGTCGGGAGCATATACTGCAGGCCGCCATGCGTGTGGCGCTGGACAACGGATTTACCGCCATGACCGTGCGGCGTATTGCCAGCGAGGCGGGTGTCGCCACCGGTCAGGTACATCATCATTTTATCTCGGGCGCCGAACTTAAATCGCTGGCCTTTATCCGCGTTATTCGCGCCCTGCTTGACGTTGATGCGCTACCAGCAGATGCCAGCTGTCACCAGAAATTGTTGTCCATGCTGGGCAGTGATGATGAACGGTTTGAAAAATATATTCGTCTGTGGCGTGAAGCACAGATCCTTGCCGTCAAAGATGATGACATTAAAGGGGCCTATATTCTGACCATGGAAATGTGGCATGACGAAACGGTGAGTATTATTCATCAGGGCTGTCTGGCCGGTGAATTTACCCTCTCGGACAGCGCAGAAAATGTTGCCTGGCGGCTGATTTCACTGGTCTGTGGTCTGGACAGTATTCACGTACTGGGGATGACGGCCCTCGATCAGGCCGCTTTTGAGCGCCATCTGACCCGCGTTATTGCCCTTGAGCTGAAAGCGCCTGAATGA